Genomic DNA from Cydia fagiglandana chromosome 19, ilCydFagi1.1, whole genome shotgun sequence:
TTTACTTTTAGTCTGTACTACTCATTGCACTGCATCAGTTATTTTGAGATTTTTGAGCGCTCAAAAACCAttactgttttatttttatccGGGGGTAAATTATTTACGCATAGAAGAAGAAAAAAcgaaacccttataggatcactcctgcgtttgtctgtccgtctgtcatttTCTCCAAAagcccattttctccaaaagtactggaccaattaagttgaaatttggtacacatatgtaaatttgtgacccaaagacggacatcgtccgtaaataaatgaattttaaacatagaggccacttttgggggggtaaaggaaaaattaaaaataatgttttttaaactatatcgtgttgtgttacatatcaaatgaaagagctaaTTTTGAGAATCtcttttgatccgacccctacgggtttttttaaaggcaattcactcgcgtttcacttTTAAaagtacattgttaaaaattggataatgtacggaacccttgaaacttaatttgtaactttctcatttaccccccaaaagtagcccccatgcttaaaattcatttgtttacgttacatgtccgtctttgggtcactaatttacatatgtgtacctttcaacttaattggtccagtagtttccgtgaaaataggctgtgatcgacggccagacagacagacagacgcacgagtgatcctttaagggttccgtttttaccttttgaggaacggaaccctaaaactcatgtaaagttagtagattttttgtgaaatacagGGCGTTTTTTTGAACAACTACcaatattgtgcgaggtgattagctAGGCcttactgaacaactttttctatgaaaCCAACttcgaaatcacaaaaaatttcttggccgtttcatacattttggtcgagtggatgtcgacctTTTCTATGAGAAGGCCAATTTTTTGgagtgataacgtcttataaatcgatgaacaccggtagcatgcacgaaaaagtgtcacgttgtggacagatcttcatgtccatggtaacgttacggccacgttttcttatgacgttaaatatcacgcaaaattatcgtccgtaaaccggctgtacagacaaccatttttttattggaatttcggggttggttttatagaaaaagttgttcagtatgacctacctattcaagtaatcacctcgcacaatgtCCAAAAAAGGCCCTagtatattattttctgaatttCTTCTAGCAAAATCGATTTACCTACCCATACAATACaacaatataaaaatgtgacttaagcagcaaaaacgtgacttttagggaaacgaaacgtaacttatgactccagagccctggcaacactgaCCCCCTGTTGCTTGTTATCAAATAACTGGGTTACGATCATGTTACGATACTTCTGACGCGCATATAAGGGAATATTTGAAAGGAAACAGGAACAGTTTAATTAGTGTTTAAAGTAAATAAGTGCAAACATGCATATGCAAGGAATCTAATAGCTGCATTTCTAACTAATTAATAATGGCGATATTAGAAGAGTTACGGAATGCAGAGGAAGGTTTACTATACGAAGTGGATGACCACGGCGGGCAGGAGCTAGTCAGGTCTGTGGAATCAACCCATCGAGTGTTTATACGTTATACTAACGTCACTTCACGATCTGTGAATGTCTGGTGGAGAGATTTCTCCGGACGTCGGCGCTTCTACGCCTGTCTGAAACCGACGGATTTTTGCGATATTAATACTTACGCTACTCACACGTGGGAGTTCACGGACGTGGCCACAGGGGAGCGCTACAATGTCGGTGCGCAGGCCATCTTTAGAGCTCCTATAAGCGATGCGCGTTACAGATATAATTGGAATATCAGTGTGAGTCTCCGCTCACTCCGAGACACTGCCCTGTTGCAAGTAGCGCTATCACTGTCTAACCTGCAGCAGGTAGACTCATTGGGCCTCCCTAAGGCACTTTCCGAGGATGTGAAGCAGCTCGTTCAAGTTATTCAAGCACCCAAAGAGTATCGCCGGGATCCATGACATAGTGTTCACATTGACACCGTTACAAAGTTGTcatattttgaattttgttgTCAAGTCTACTGTTTAACTTTTATTGTCATTACGATGATAACCCGCAGCATCATGGGATGGTACCCgtcatatgtatatattttttcagtACCGGTAGAGCCATACATTCTTGGTACTACCATTGTTGGAATAATATTGTTGCTGTGTAATCAGCTTCTACACATCTATAGTGGGGTCccttttaagtcataatgtattgtttgtcatattattgttactcataaaactgaaaccgttgacttttcaggattttcgtaaggttattctatagatgggttaggttaggttaggtttgttttatggcaatcctgaaaagttacgcgtttctgagaaaaaccaattgtgactaacgaaaattcggacaaacaatacat
This window encodes:
- the LOC134674187 gene encoding protein Vhl, with amino-acid sequence MAILEELRNAEEGLLYEVDDHGGQELVRSVESTHRVFIRYTNVTSRSVNVWWRDFSGRRRFYACLKPTDFCDINTYATHTWEFTDVATGERYNVGAQAIFRAPISDARYRYNWNISVSLRSLRDTALLQVALSLSNLQQVDSLGLPKALSEDVKQLVQVIQAPKEYRRDP